The Agromyces mangrovi genome contains a region encoding:
- the rplL gene encoding 50S ribosomal protein L7/L12, translating into MAKLSTEELLEQFKGLTLIELSEFVKAFEETFEVTAAAPVAVAAAGAPAAGGGDAAAEEEKDEFDVILEAAGDKKIQVIKVVRELTSLGLGEAKAVVDGAPKAVLEAANKETAEKAKEALEGAGATVTLK; encoded by the coding sequence ATGGCAAAGCTGTCCACTGAGGAGCTGCTCGAGCAGTTCAAGGGCCTGACCCTCATCGAGCTCTCGGAGTTCGTCAAGGCGTTCGAGGAGACCTTCGAGGTCACCGCCGCCGCCCCCGTCGCCGTTGCCGCTGCCGGTGCTCCGGCCGCCGGTGGTGGCGACGCCGCCGCCGAGGAGGAGAAGGACGAGTTCGACGTCATCCTCGAGGCTGCCGGCGACAAGAAGATCCAGGTCATCAAGGTCGTCCGCGAGCTCACCTCGCTCGGCCTCGGCGAGGCCAAGGCCGTCGTCGACGGTGCCCCCAAGGCGGTCCTCGAGGCTGCCAACAAGGAGACCGCGGAGAAGGCCAAGGAGGCCCTCGAGGGCGCCGGCGCCACCGTCACGCTCAAGTAG